In one window of Bradyrhizobium sp. AZCC 1721 DNA:
- the mdoH gene encoding glucans biosynthesis glucosyltransferase MdoH, translated as MDTLTKAGGSPGKRDIPLTDFLPSESPTDMTVQALRRFEPPPAPDFAPLWIRRAFVLTGTAMLTAAGCYEMYRVLRVGGVTVLESIILALFVLLFAWIAFSFMSALGGFFVLLMRRRDELGIDASAPLPAIHSRTAMLLPTYNEDPYRVLARLRAIYESVEQTGHGAQFDWFVLSDTTDTAIWIAEEKCFLKLRQDVGSAAAIFYRHRPENIARKSGNIEEWVRRFGSKYECMLILDADSLMTGDSIVRLVAAMEAHPKAALIQTLPVIVNARSLFARWQQFAGRLYGPMLAAGIAWWHGSEGNYWGHNAIIRVRAFAQHAGLPELSGRKPFGGHIMSHDFIEAALMRRGGWAIHMAPTLRGSYEESPPTLSDFAARDRRWCQGNLQHLALLPTCGFHWVSRLHLLTGIGSYLTAPLWLIFLVFGILVSLQAQFVRPEYFPKGYSLFPQWPAQDPVLAAWVFAGTMGMLIVPKLLAFIVLLADRDTRRKFGGGLLVLAGIGAETILSGLTAPVMMIFQSSAVGEILFGRDAGWQVQRRDDGAVAQRDIVSTYSVPTLIGIAMAISAYAVSLSLLLWMTPVILGLLLSIPIAMLSSSPGANRRSGLFRTPEQTAPPPVLARANELAGAPHSSLPCPLRELLDDARLLEAHLNNLSGQKPRKRGDVDPHLAIARAKIEDAETFDEAAGFLSPREKFAVLNAPAVLTGLLALPDHRA; from the coding sequence ATGGACACCCTGACGAAAGCCGGCGGTTCGCCTGGAAAGCGGGATATCCCGCTGACCGATTTCCTTCCTTCGGAATCGCCGACGGATATGACGGTGCAGGCGCTGCGGCGGTTCGAGCCGCCGCCGGCGCCCGATTTTGCGCCGCTGTGGATCCGGCGCGCCTTCGTTCTGACCGGCACCGCGATGCTGACCGCGGCAGGCTGTTATGAGATGTACCGGGTGCTCCGGGTCGGCGGTGTCACGGTCCTTGAGTCGATCATCCTTGCACTGTTCGTGCTGCTGTTTGCATGGATCGCCTTCTCCTTCATGTCGGCGCTTGGCGGTTTCTTCGTGCTGCTGATGAGAAGGAGGGATGAGCTCGGCATCGACGCCAGTGCGCCTCTGCCCGCGATCCATAGCCGCACCGCGATGCTGCTGCCGACCTATAATGAGGACCCCTATCGCGTGCTGGCGAGATTGCGCGCGATCTATGAATCGGTCGAGCAGACCGGACACGGCGCGCAGTTCGACTGGTTCGTGCTGAGCGACACCACCGATACCGCGATCTGGATCGCCGAGGAAAAATGTTTTCTCAAGCTTCGGCAGGACGTCGGCAGCGCCGCCGCAATCTTCTATCGCCACCGCCCTGAGAACATCGCGCGCAAGTCGGGCAATATCGAGGAGTGGGTCAGGCGGTTCGGCTCCAAATATGAATGCATGCTGATCCTGGACGCCGACAGCTTGATGACGGGCGACAGCATCGTTCGGCTCGTTGCCGCGATGGAGGCACATCCGAAGGCCGCGCTGATTCAGACGCTACCGGTCATCGTCAATGCAAGGTCGCTGTTCGCGCGCTGGCAGCAATTCGCAGGCCGCCTGTACGGTCCGATGCTGGCCGCGGGGATCGCATGGTGGCATGGCTCGGAAGGCAATTACTGGGGCCACAACGCCATCATTCGCGTCCGCGCTTTTGCGCAACATGCAGGGCTGCCCGAACTCAGCGGACGCAAGCCGTTCGGGGGGCATATCATGAGCCATGACTTCATCGAAGCGGCGCTGATGCGGCGCGGTGGCTGGGCCATCCACATGGCGCCGACGCTCCGCGGCAGTTACGAGGAATCTCCGCCCACACTTTCAGATTTTGCCGCGCGCGACCGTCGCTGGTGCCAGGGCAATCTGCAGCATCTGGCGCTGCTGCCGACCTGCGGCTTTCACTGGGTCTCGCGGCTTCATCTGCTGACGGGGATCGGATCATATCTCACCGCGCCGCTCTGGCTGATCTTTCTTGTTTTCGGAATCCTGGTCTCATTGCAAGCGCAGTTCGTGCGGCCCGAATATTTTCCGAAAGGATATTCGTTGTTTCCGCAATGGCCGGCGCAGGATCCGGTCCTGGCAGCATGGGTATTTGCCGGCACGATGGGAATGCTGATCGTGCCGAAGCTGCTGGCCTTCATCGTGCTCCTTGCCGATCGCGACACGCGCAGGAAGTTCGGCGGCGGCCTGCTGGTGCTTGCCGGCATCGGGGCCGAGACAATCCTTTCCGGTTTGACCGCGCCTGTCATGATGATCTTCCAGTCGTCCGCTGTCGGCGAAATCCTGTTCGGGCGCGACGCAGGATGGCAGGTTCAGCGCCGGGACGATGGCGCGGTCGCGCAGCGCGACATCGTCAGCACCTATTCGGTGCCGACATTGATTGGCATCGCCATGGCCATCAGCGCCTATGCCGTGTCGCTTTCGTTGCTGCTGTGGATGACGCCGGTGATCCTCGGGCTGTTGCTTTCCATTCCGATCGCGATGCTGTCGTCGTCGCCGGGCGCAAACCGCAGGTCCGGATTGTTCAGAACCCCCGAGCAGACGGCGCCGCCGCCGGTGCTGGCGCGCGCCAATGAGCTCGCGGGCGCGCCGCATTCGTCGCTCCCCTGCCCGCTGCGCGAATTGCTCGACGATGCTCGCCTGCTCGAAGCACACCTGAACAACCTCTCCGGACAAAAGCCGCGGAAGCGCGGCGACGTCGATCCGCATCTCGCGATCGCGCGCGCGAAGATCGAAGATGCCGAAACGTTCGATGAGGCGGCGGGCTTTCTGAGCCCGCGCGAGAAGTTCGCGGTGCTCAATGCGCCGGCGGTTCTTACAGGCTTGTTGGCGTTGCCCGATCATCGAGCGTGA
- a CDS encoding glucan biosynthesis protein G, producing the protein MNRRDFLAVSALPLVTSTASRLLSAAHAQPAPFDRSIVRQMARDLASKAYTAPSEKLPDNLANLDYDRYRAIRFLPDRALWRGEKLPFEVQFFHRGFFYKNRVDLFEVKDGQAAPIAYRPDLFSFGDLAPPGPAVDLGFAGFRLHAPINKPDYYDEVCVFLGASYFRAVAKGQLYGLSARGLAINTGEAKGEEFPFFKTFWIEKPAPGANSIVVHALLDSESAAAAYRFTIRPGDTTVFDVEMAIYPRVDLQQAGLAPMTSMFFFGPNDRKDVEDFRPSVHDSDGLAVFNGRGEELWRPLHNPRDLQVSSFGDINPRGFGLMQRQKDFAAYQDLESNFERRPSLWAEPIGDWGEGEVKLLEIPTKEEIHDNIALFWRPKAALPAKGEHTYTYRLHWGPDTPKSTSLARFSRTGIGTRGDNATLFVLDVTGERLKSVDPKSLRGVVTAEKAKIQNIVTQPNPATGGWRLSFELLKEKTPVELRASLMQNDEAVSEVWVYRWTP; encoded by the coding sequence GTGAATCGCAGGGATTTCCTCGCTGTTTCTGCGTTACCATTGGTAACCAGCACGGCATCCAGGCTTTTGTCCGCCGCCCATGCCCAGCCTGCGCCGTTCGATCGATCCATCGTCCGGCAAATGGCGCGCGACCTCGCAAGCAAAGCCTACACGGCGCCAAGCGAGAAGTTGCCCGACAATCTTGCCAATCTCGATTACGACCGTTATCGGGCGATCCGGTTTTTGCCGGACCGCGCGCTGTGGCGCGGCGAAAAATTGCCGTTCGAGGTGCAGTTTTTTCATCGCGGATTTTTCTACAAGAACCGCGTCGATCTCTTTGAGGTGAAGGACGGCCAGGCGGCACCAATCGCCTACCGGCCTGACCTGTTTTCATTCGGCGACCTGGCGCCGCCGGGCCCGGCAGTCGATCTCGGCTTTGCCGGCTTTCGCCTTCATGCGCCGATCAACAAGCCCGACTATTATGACGAAGTCTGCGTCTTTCTCGGCGCAAGCTATTTCCGCGCGGTTGCCAAGGGACAATTGTACGGTCTTTCGGCGCGGGGGCTCGCCATCAACACTGGCGAAGCCAAGGGCGAAGAATTCCCGTTCTTCAAGACGTTCTGGATCGAGAAGCCGGCGCCGGGCGCCAACTCCATCGTCGTGCACGCGTTGCTCGATAGCGAGAGCGCCGCCGCGGCCTATCGTTTCACCATCCGCCCGGGCGACACCACCGTGTTCGACGTCGAAATGGCGATCTATCCGCGCGTCGATCTGCAACAAGCCGGCCTCGCGCCGATGACCAGCATGTTCTTCTTTGGACCGAACGACCGCAAGGACGTCGAAGACTTCCGTCCGTCGGTGCATGATTCAGACGGCCTGGCGGTTTTCAACGGCCGCGGCGAGGAGCTTTGGCGGCCGCTGCACAACCCGCGCGACCTTCAGGTCTCTTCGTTTGGCGATATCAACCCACGCGGCTTCGGCCTGATGCAGCGTCAGAAGGATTTTGCCGCCTACCAGGACCTGGAATCGAATTTCGAGCGCCGGCCAAGCCTGTGGGCGGAGCCGATCGGCGATTGGGGCGAAGGCGAGGTGAAGCTGCTCGAAATTCCGACCAAGGAAGAGATTCACGACAACATCGCATTGTTCTGGCGCCCCAAAGCGGCATTGCCGGCCAAGGGCGAGCACACCTACACCTATCGTTTGCACTGGGGGCCGGATACGCCAAAGTCGACGTCACTGGCACGATTTTCCCGGACGGGGATCGGCACACGAGGCGACAACGCGACGCTCTTCGTGCTCGACGTAACCGGTGAGCGGCTGAAATCGGTCGATCCGAAAAGCTTGCGCGGTGTCGTAACGGCCGAGAAAGCGAAGATCCAGAACATCGTTACCCAGCCAAATCCGGCGACAGGTGGCTGGCGATTGAGCTTCGAGTTGTTGAAGGAAAAGACCCCGGTCGAACTCCGCGCATCGCTCATGCAGAACGATGAGGCGGTATCGGAGGTCTGGGTCTATCGATGGACACCCTGA
- a CDS encoding FAD-dependent oxidoreductase — translation MAGNEQENYECDALVVGSGCAGMSAAVTAGHHGLNVLIVEKEPRFGGTTARSGGWLWIPGTSLAKAWGIEEGPEQARTYLRHEAGNSFDAARVDAFLSAGPAAVDFFTMKTAVQFDMPLTFPDYHAEAPGGAQGGRSMVTRPFDGRELGEHIKDLGNPLPELTVFGMMLGSGKEIIHFMRATKSLTSAIYVAKRLSKHLMDVMRHGRGMTLTNGNALAGRLAKSAFDLKIPLWLSSPVHELIVEDGAVRGAIVERHGKLVRIIAKRGVVLACGGFPHDAARRKTMFPHAPTGAEHFSPGPVGNTGDGLRLAETAGGRIEDTLPNAAAWVPVSITERKDGSKGVMPHFIDRAKPGVIAVMRDGKRFANEGKSYHDFVQAMVKAAKPGEEITAFLLCDHRALRKYGLGCVPPFPMPLRHHLATGYLKRGATLAELADRTGIDRQGLEATVAEFNASAAEGRDPAFGKGSRAYNRYQGDALHGPNPCVAPIKDGPYYAIKLVVGDLGTYAGIKTDAHARALDEHGQPIAGLYAAGNDMASIMGGNYPGAGITLGPALTFGYIAGKHLAGRAAR, via the coding sequence GTGGCTGGCAACGAACAAGAGAATTACGAATGCGACGCGCTGGTGGTGGGCTCCGGCTGTGCCGGAATGTCAGCAGCGGTCACCGCGGGGCATCACGGGCTCAACGTTCTCATCGTTGAAAAGGAGCCGCGCTTCGGCGGCACCACTGCCCGCTCCGGCGGCTGGCTATGGATCCCCGGCACTTCGCTGGCGAAGGCGTGGGGCATCGAGGAAGGCCCGGAGCAGGCGCGGACCTATCTGCGCCACGAGGCCGGCAATAGTTTTGATGCCGCGCGCGTCGATGCGTTTCTTTCGGCCGGTCCCGCGGCGGTGGACTTCTTCACCATGAAGACGGCCGTCCAGTTCGACATGCCGCTGACCTTTCCGGATTACCACGCCGAAGCTCCGGGCGGCGCGCAGGGCGGTCGCTCGATGGTGACGCGGCCGTTCGATGGCCGCGAACTGGGCGAGCATATCAAGGATCTCGGCAATCCCCTCCCCGAACTCACCGTGTTCGGCATGATGTTGGGCTCCGGCAAGGAGATCATCCATTTCATGCGGGCGACCAAATCGCTGACTTCGGCGATCTACGTCGCAAAACGCCTGTCGAAGCATCTGATGGACGTGATGCGCCACGGCCGCGGCATGACCTTGACCAACGGCAATGCGCTGGCCGGGCGGCTGGCGAAATCCGCGTTCGACCTGAAAATTCCGTTGTGGCTGTCCTCGCCGGTGCATGAACTGATCGTCGAGGACGGCGCGGTGCGCGGCGCGATCGTCGAGCGCCATGGCAAGCTGGTGCGCATCATCGCCAAGCGCGGCGTGGTGCTCGCCTGCGGCGGCTTTCCGCATGATGCGGCGAGGCGCAAGACCATGTTTCCGCACGCGCCCACCGGCGCCGAGCATTTTTCGCCGGGCCCCGTCGGCAACACCGGCGACGGATTGCGCCTGGCGGAGACCGCCGGCGGCCGCATCGAGGATACGCTGCCGAACGCGGCGGCCTGGGTGCCGGTCTCGATCACCGAACGCAAGGACGGCTCCAAGGGCGTGATGCCGCATTTCATCGATCGCGCGAAACCGGGCGTCATCGCGGTGATGCGCGACGGCAAGCGCTTTGCCAATGAAGGCAAGTCGTATCATGACTTCGTGCAGGCAATGGTGAAGGCTGCAAAGCCTGGCGAGGAGATCACTGCGTTCCTGCTGTGCGATCACCGCGCGCTGCGAAAATACGGTCTGGGCTGCGTGCCCCCGTTTCCGATGCCGCTGCGCCATCATCTCGCCACCGGCTACCTCAAGCGCGGCGCAACGCTGGCTGAACTGGCTGATAGAACCGGCATCGATCGACAGGGGCTCGAAGCGACGGTTGCCGAGTTCAACGCCTCGGCCGCGGAGGGGCGCGATCCTGCGTTTGGCAAGGGATCGCGCGCCTATAACCGCTACCAGGGCGATGCGCTGCACGGGCCGAACCCCTGCGTCGCGCCGATCAAGGACGGACCGTATTATGCGATCAAGCTGGTGGTCGGCGATCTCGGCACCTATGCCGGCATCAAGACCGATGCGCATGCCCGCGCGCTCGACGAACACGGCCAGCCGATCGCCGGCCTCTACGCCGCCGGCAACGACATGGCGAGCATCATGGGCGGCAACTATCCCGGCGCCGGTATTACACTCGGCCCCGCGCTGACGTTTGGATACATCGCGGGCAAGCATCTCGCGGGCAGGGCTGCGCGCTAG
- a CDS encoding amidohydrolase family protein, translated as MAATRIDCDIHPAVGGTRTTLLPYLDDHWKEQVVSRAIDGLDLNSYPPNMPFTGRADWRPANGKPGSDLEMVQRGAFGQLGSSHAICNVVYGAQAVFDPYMAAGFCKAINDWIAAEWLSKDSRLSASIVLPLQAPDLAVEEIERRAGDNRFVSVLVLAQGETLLGRRHYWPVWQAAAKHKLPVAIHAGSAYRTAPSSIGWPSYRYEYYLAEAQAFQAQVLSLIYEGVFGKFPDLKVVLMESGVSWLPAFMWRANKTWRGVRVEVPWVEREPAAIIRDHVRVTMQPFDGPPDAAGVADVIEQIGSDKMFLFASDYPHWQFDGDDPMPPHLPASIVSRMCADNPLETFPRLKLAA; from the coding sequence ATGGCGGCCACGCGGATCGACTGCGACATCCATCCCGCCGTGGGCGGCACCCGCACCACGCTGTTGCCTTATCTCGACGATCACTGGAAAGAGCAAGTCGTCAGCCGCGCCATCGACGGCCTCGATCTCAACTCCTATCCCCCCAACATGCCGTTCACCGGCCGCGCCGACTGGCGGCCGGCCAATGGCAAGCCGGGCAGCGATCTCGAGATGGTGCAGCGCGGCGCGTTCGGCCAGCTCGGTTCAAGCCATGCGATCTGCAACGTGGTCTATGGCGCACAGGCGGTGTTCGATCCTTACATGGCGGCCGGTTTCTGCAAGGCGATCAACGACTGGATCGCCGCCGAATGGCTTTCGAAGGATTCAAGGCTGAGCGCCTCGATCGTGTTGCCCTTGCAGGCGCCGGATCTGGCGGTGGAAGAAATCGAGCGCAGAGCCGGCGACAATCGCTTCGTCTCCGTGCTGGTGCTGGCGCAGGGCGAAACGCTGCTCGGACGCCGGCATTACTGGCCGGTCTGGCAGGCCGCCGCAAAACACAAACTTCCGGTCGCGATCCACGCCGGCAGCGCCTATCGCACCGCGCCGAGTTCGATCGGCTGGCCGTCCTATCGCTACGAATATTATCTGGCCGAAGCGCAGGCATTCCAGGCCCAGGTGCTGAGCCTGATCTACGAAGGCGTGTTCGGCAAATTCCCCGATCTCAAGGTCGTGCTGATGGAGTCGGGCGTGAGCTGGCTGCCGGCCTTCATGTGGCGCGCCAACAAGACCTGGCGCGGCGTCCGCGTCGAGGTGCCCTGGGTCGAGCGCGAGCCGGCCGCGATCATCCGCGACCATGTCCGCGTCACCATGCAGCCGTTCGACGGCCCGCCCGATGCGGCCGGTGTTGCCGATGTCATCGAGCAGATCGGCTCCGACAAGATGTTCCTGTTCGCATCCGATTATCCGCACTGGCAGTTCGACGGCGACGATCCGATGCCGCCGCATCTGCCCGCCAGCATTGTCTCGCGTATGTGCGCCGACAATCCGCTGGAGACCTTTCCGCGGCTGAAGCTCGCCGCGTGA
- a CDS encoding amidohydrolase family protein: MSDVIDRPILAEEVAAQSRLRIIDCDVHPSIHAHSDIEQFMPKRWQEHLRTYGSHLRTPYIGTTPYPRSSPLIARRDAWPPTGGPPGSDLDFMRKQHLDPLDIEYGILQVLDLFIFSQQNLEFGAAIQRAINDWQLAFWSDREPRLKASILAGQDDTEFAIAEIERCAKIGRYVQINVCPRANEPLGRRRYWPIYARAQELGLPLGIHVGGYGGHAPTGGGWPSYYVEEHQSNAHTMAAQLTSLVLEGVPERFPNLKIVFIEGGFGWIPSATWRMDRHFEAFRSEVPHLKRRPSEYVKEHFWFTTQPIDEPDEAKHLRSLIEWVGADRLLFSSDYPHWDFDDPRYAFKTPLTETERRKIFNGNARALYKL; the protein is encoded by the coding sequence ATGAGTGACGTCATCGACCGTCCCATCCTCGCCGAGGAAGTCGCCGCGCAAAGCCGGCTGCGCATCATCGATTGCGATGTGCATCCGAGCATTCATGCGCATTCGGACATCGAACAGTTCATGCCGAAGCGCTGGCAGGAGCATCTGCGGACCTACGGCAGCCATCTGCGCACACCCTATATCGGCACCACGCCCTATCCGCGTTCTTCGCCGCTGATCGCGCGCCGCGATGCCTGGCCGCCGACCGGCGGGCCGCCGGGCTCCGATCTCGATTTCATGCGCAAGCAGCATCTCGATCCGCTCGATATCGAGTACGGCATCTTGCAGGTGCTCGACCTCTTCATCTTCTCCCAGCAGAATCTGGAATTCGGCGCCGCGATCCAGCGTGCCATCAACGACTGGCAGCTCGCGTTCTGGTCCGATCGCGAGCCGCGGCTGAAAGCGTCGATCCTCGCGGGTCAGGACGACACAGAATTCGCGATCGCCGAGATCGAGCGCTGCGCCAAGATCGGCCGTTATGTGCAGATCAACGTCTGCCCGCGCGCCAACGAGCCGCTCGGCCGCCGCCGCTACTGGCCGATCTATGCCCGCGCGCAGGAGCTCGGCCTGCCGCTCGGCATTCATGTCGGCGGCTATGGCGGGCATGCGCCGACCGGCGGCGGTTGGCCGTCGTATTACGTCGAGGAGCACCAGTCGAACGCGCACACCATGGCCGCGCAGCTCACCAGCCTCGTGCTCGAAGGCGTGCCAGAGCGTTTCCCGAACTTGAAGATCGTCTTCATTGAAGGCGGCTTCGGCTGGATTCCATCCGCCACCTGGCGCATGGACCGGCACTTTGAGGCGTTCCGCAGCGAGGTGCCGCATCTCAAGCGCCGTCCGTCCGAATATGTGAAGGAGCATTTCTGGTTCACGACGCAGCCGATCGACGAGCCGGACGAAGCAAAACATCTGCGCTCGCTGATCGAATGGGTCGGCGCCGATCGCCTGCTGTTCTCGTCGGACTACCCGCACTGGGATTTCGACGATCCGCGTTATGCGTTCAAGACGCCGCTGACCGAAACCGAGCGCCGCAAGATTTTTAATGGCAATGCGCGCGCCCTCTACAAGCTCTGA